The following nucleotide sequence is from Melioribacteraceae bacterium.
ATGTTAATGGCGCAACTAAAAATGGTGCATAATCTATTTCATCAAATGCAACCAACGAGACATCTTTAGGAATTGTTTTATTTTCTTCTGATATAGCCTGAAGTGTACCAAGTGTAATAAGATCACTTGTCGTAAAAATTGCAGTTGGTGGTTCTTCCAATCTTAATAATAATTTAGTTTCTATATATCCGTTTTCTTTTCTAAAATCATTTCCCACAATAAGTTTTTCATCTAGTGGAATTTGATGATCTTTGAGTGCATTTATATATCCGGAAACTCTGGCATTATTAGTAGATGTATTTTGCAACCCTTGAATAATAGCGATACGCGTATGACCGTTATCTATCAAGTGTTTAACGGCTTGGTATGCCCCTTTATAGTTATCAACGACCACTGCATTTGTTTTGATATCATCAAATATTCTATCAAGCAATACAAAAGGTTTGTTTAATGTTAATAGTTCGTAAATATGATCTTGCTTTGTTCCAACCGGCAAAATTATATAACCATCAACTCCTTTTCGTCTTAGTAATTCAATTTGTTCAATTTCTAAATCAATATCTTCGTCAGTATTGCAAAGTATTAAACTATAGCCTGCTTCATATGAATGTCTTTGTATAAGATGACTAACGTAAGCAAAGAATGGATTTGAGATATCCGGAACCACCAAACCAATAGTGTGTGATCGCTTCAATCTTAATCCACGCGCTAATTCATTTGGTCGGTAGTTTAGATTGTGGGCTGTTTCAAGAATTAATTTTTCGGTTTCTTCGGCAATGCGGTATTGTTTGCTCTTATTGTTCAATACTCGTGAAACAGTTGAGACTGAACAATTAGTTTTTTCGGCGATATCTTTAAGTGTAATTGCCAATTTATTGGGGTTTTTTATATTTTTTGCACAAACCTTTGTGCTGGATTGCAATATATTACAATCAGATTTTCTTGTCAAGTTAAATCGGCACTTAGAAACACTTTTAAAACTTTTTTAGGAAGGAGATTAAATGAAAATTATATTCACAAAATCGAAATGGGAAATGTGGAATGATCCTTTGATTCATTTCATCAATAGAGTTGCTGAGGATAAATTTGATGGTACTGAACTCTATTTTGATTCCGTAAAAGATGACCCCAAAGTGATTAAGGATTTACATGAGTCAAACGGATTATTTTTAATTGGACAAATATTAACCGACGGCAAAACAATTTCCGACCATATTGAAAGCTTTAAACGACAAGCCGAGTTTGCACTAGAAGCCGGTTCGAAGTTGGTTAATGTTCATGCTGGTAGAGATTACTTCTCTTTTGATGAAAATTTACTGCTTATTGATAAAATCAATAAATTCAGTAAACAATGCGGAGTTGAATTTTTAATTGAAACACACCGCGCCAGGTTAACATATTCATTAATCGATACAACTAATTATCTTGAAGCTTCATCCGGATTAAAACTTACTGCCGACTTTTCACACTGGATGGTTGTTCATGAATCAGACTTGAGTAATCAATCCGAGAATCTACAAAAGGCAATTGATAGAAGCTTTCACATTCATGCCCGTGTTGGATATGAAGAGGGCCCTCAAGTAACTAATCCTTCCGCCCCGGAATGGAAATCACATTTAGATAATCATCTTTCAATTTGGCAAAGGATTATAGATAAAAGAAAGACAGAGGGAAAAGAATTTATTACTATAACTCCCGAATTCGGTCCGCCGAATTATATGCACACTCTT
It contains:
- a CDS encoding LacI family DNA-binding transcriptional regulator, producing the protein MAITLKDIAEKTNCSVSTVSRVLNNKSKQYRIAEETEKLILETAHNLNYRPNELARGLRLKRSHTIGLVVPDISNPFFAYVSHLIQRHSYEAGYSLILCNTDEDIDLEIEQIELLRRKGVDGYIILPVGTKQDHIYELLTLNKPFVLLDRIFDDIKTNAVVVDNYKGAYQAVKHLIDNGHTRIAIIQGLQNTSTNNARVSGYINALKDHQIPLDEKLIVGNDFRKENGYIETKLLLRLEEPPTAIFTTSDLITLGTLQAISEENKTIPKDVSLVAFDEIDYAPFLVAPLTSVRQPRDLMGQVAVKLLIDDIKSRGTNKKERLVLDPKLILRKSVYNLRSNESEFSAVYSGY
- a CDS encoding sugar phosphate isomerase/epimerase; this translates as MKIIFTKSKWEMWNDPLIHFINRVAEDKFDGTELYFDSVKDDPKVIKDLHESNGLFLIGQILTDGKTISDHIESFKRQAEFALEAGSKLVNVHAGRDYFSFDENLLLIDKINKFSKQCGVEFLIETHRARLTYSLIDTTNYLEASSGLKLTADFSHWMVVHESDLSNQSENLQKAIDRSFHIHARVGYEEGPQVTNPSAPEWKSHLDNHLSIWQRIIDKRKTEGKEFITITPEFGPPNYMHTLPFSNEPISDAWETNIKMREILNSRLEI